Sequence from the Cervus canadensis isolate Bull #8, Minnesota chromosome 3, ASM1932006v1, whole genome shotgun sequence genome:
AAACCACTTAGGAAATAAAGTCTTGCTCGGTTCTGTGCCCCTTCGCTGGCACCAGAAACGCAGGAAGTAATTTCCGCATCATTACTGCTACCCTAGTCGTCTGGGATTTCTCATCTCTCCTATCGTTGGACTTCCCGggagcacagtggtaaagaacttgcctgccaacacaggagattcaagagatgcaggttcagtccctgggtggggaagatcccttggagaagggaatagcaacccactctagtattcttgcctggagaatcccatggacagaggagtccatgggggttgcaaagagttggacacgactgagcgacttaacacttgCACATTTCACTAGATGCAGCAGACTGTGTGGAAGTTAGAGGGATCATTCATTAGCAATTGCCCCCTTCCAGCTCTCCACCTCCACTCTGTAGGGACACATCCGGCTGGAGTGACTTTCTTGGGGAGAAGGAGCAGAGGGGAGAAAACTTTCAGGGAAACCtcagaggacagaaggagaaacaTCTAAGTCCTAATAGTAAGATTCCACCATTTTATTATGCACTTTGAATTATAACATGTTCATGCTAGAAAACCATTATGGCTCTTAGAGATAATTCAACCCTCTCACTCTGAAGGATTAAAAAAACCAACCTGAATTCCAAGGAGGCTAACTAGCCCCTTATTTAAGACCCCAGAGATAATGAtagaaatattattaaaacacTAAGACACACATCTTCTGATGCCTAGTCAATAAACTGTTAATATCTGAGCTGTGTGTTCTGCTCAGGCCAAAGATACAGAATTCACAGGCTGAATTCTGGCTTGTAGCTAATTGTTGTTCAAACCTATTCTCTTGATCATGGAAAGAAATACATTAGAGAAGCCATTGTTCACTCTTGGAGATTACACATCTTTTTGGACACTTAATGAAGAAGGCTCTGTAACAGATACCATTTAGGGAAACATGAgtctaatttttttctaactacgttttagcctttcttttttgatgtgggccatttttaaaagtcttaattaaatttgttacagtattgcttctgttttatgttttggttttttggccaggaaGCATGTGAGCTTTTAGCTCCccaattagggatcaaacctgtactccctgcattggaaggcagtcttaaccactgcactgccagggaggtcccaacaTGAGTCTTATCTGCAAATTTCTCTGTGGTCACAGAGCCCAGCTTATGGATACTTACGTCATCACCTCTGAGAATTCACTTACAATGCCTGCACAATGATTGTCCTCAAAGGTTACCCGAGAGAATGATACttgtaaagattttattttgccaCATTTTAACTGTGTTgcctagttttaaattttattttcagaggcCTCCACACTGATGTACCAAGAAATCTTTGAGGTGTGGgagtaaaacattttttatcttttttttaactttaatgcaATGCAATAGATATGAAACATTGTGTTAATAATTTTAGGCatataacatagtgatttgatatgtgtgtatattacaaaatgatgtATTTTTGGTTACCTTAAAGTCTGATCTTTTAATAATTTCTAGTTTATGTTTTATGGTTATACATGATATATTAACACAGTAACTTCACTTAAGCGTAATTGAATAATTATGTACATTCTAGGATGCATATGCAGACATTTTTTAGTGATCAACACTGAAACAGTTTGGAGATTACTAATCTAGATAACAGAATCAGTGGAAACATTGCCTAGTTTTAAGAGGACTCCATTAGAATTTTCTGGAACTTCTAtaatttttacttcttatttCTTACTAGTTAATGCAGATCTTCATTAAGCAgtaatctttttttccctccttttctttttactcCCCTATTTTTTATATCACCCTTATAAACTCTCTTAAGGATAGACTTTTTGAAGAAACTGTTCAATCTTTTCTCCACTCAGAAAAAGTTTACACTACTTACATAAACACAAGCCTCAGATAAGCCTTTTCTTATGATCAGTTCTGCACAGAAACACAGGTGGAGGGTTGGGGGGAGATGAAGGGGCATGGGGGTGTCACCAGTGGGGTGGGGAAAATTtggggcaactttcacttttccagatCAGACTTTCTCCAATGCTTCTATCATTCTGTGAAACTGAAGAACCTGACACATACTCAGTAAAGTGAGAATTTTTGCAGGAAACACCCCGAAACTTTTGGGGAGTAGCTGGACTGCAACAATTCATTAGCATGGGACATTGAAAGTGGAGTGTGTTTCAGTTCCTCAAATATCACGGAGCTGTCATCATCATATTTTAGCAGAGGAAGGAAATCATATGAGACATAGTGGATAGAAATGGCTGgggataatatttttaatacagtgACTTTCAAACTTTCTTAATGCTACTGTAGTAAGAAATCTATTTCACATAGGCTGTAtcattcatatatattatataggcTCTGTGCTACACTCTAATATTTTCATCAattctatttgatttttaaaatgctggttGTACCCAATTATGTTAACTTCACTAAAGTGTGGTGACAAGGTTTGAACAATGCcctgattctttctttcttcttttctttcctcctttctccttcaggTGTCTAAATgttcagaagaaataaagaactatATTGAAGAACGTTCTAGAGAGGATCCTCTGGTGAAAGGAATTCCAGAAGACAAGAATCCCTTTAAAGAGAAAGGCAGCTGCATTATTTCATGAATAACTGGGGAGACACTTCCCCCTCAGTGGAAGAGGTCCTTTGTTGTCGTTTTCCGAAATAAAACCAACCGCCTTTTAAAGGAATAACAGTGAAATTTAAAGGAGACTTTCTTAAGCGCTCACCTAGATGCGGTCTTGTCTGCAAGCTGCATGCTTCGCATCCCTGTGCACCACACACCCCTTTTAAGAGGACAGAGAGCATCTGATGTGTGATTATGGGAGTAAGGACCCACTTATGCATGACTCAGCTCCTTCAGTATATTGCTTCATGCctcaaataaagttttatctcTGCAGATTGAGTGTTGGCAACTTCAgaaggctttctctctctctttttttgcattACCTTTGATACTTCTCCCCATAACCTTTCAGCTGTTGGGGACCTGTCTCTAAAGATGAGGTGGTTTGACAGGCAAGGTCTCAGATCCAGCTCTCTCTACTTCAAATCTCAGGAGGTTTACAGCACTGAGTTCTGACTCCTGGAACgtttttatttaacattaacTAGTAGGGAACTGAGTctgggggcgctagtggtaaagaatctcctgccaatgcaggcgacgcagaagacacaggtttgacccctgcatcaagaagatgtcctggagaaggaaatagcaacccactccagtattcttgactggaaaattccatgaacagagaagcctggtgggctacagtccattgggtcataaagagacatgactgagcgtgcacactcacacacacaactgaatgaGTAGAATTCCTAATGTTGACTGAGTCAAATAACTGAATCAGGAACTAGACCAAGCCTCATCTAGTTCAACCACTTCCCAGTTTATCGTTGGACAGATTTTGTTCAGAGTGCTGCTATGATGATGGTGGCTGGAGAAATGCAGGGGCTGGGGATCGGGAGGAGCCCCTTTGGGGCCAGCCCTGCTCCGCCTCCCACGGGGCAGCACATCTCATATGTGATCACTAGGTCTTTCCATGGCGACCGTCCAGTTCTGTGGCATTGAGCACTGGCACAGATGCTTGGCTTTGTGCCCATGCCAACCAGCCTTTTCCAGCAGGCCCGTGCCAAGCttacctcttttctttctccaaaggaaCAAATCAATCTTTTGCCAACTTCTAAAATTAGCTTGCCTTGCTTCTCATTTGCTTGGTTGGAATTCTTCCTTTATTCTGGCCACTCAATCCTTTGCTGGTGACAGGTGTTGTGAATATTTTATCCCAGTCCACAGCTTAACTTTTCAGCATGGGATCCTAGCTGTCCTAGCGAGCCTAAGGGTACAGCACACCAAAGAAGACCCCCTGGC
This genomic interval carries:
- the GNG11 gene encoding guanine nucleotide-binding protein G(I)/G(S)/G(O) subunit gamma-11, coding for MPALHIEDLPEKEKLKMEVEQLRKEVKLQRQQVSKCSEEIKNYIEERSREDPLVKGIPEDKNPFKEKGSCIIS